In one Lolium rigidum isolate FL_2022 chromosome 3, APGP_CSIRO_Lrig_0.1, whole genome shotgun sequence genomic region, the following are encoded:
- the LOC124702748 gene encoding GDSL esterase/lipase At5g55050-like, translating into MGANTVASCSLAIVAFMAASFLATVAVVAASVPAVYVFGDSLADVGNNNHLLTLLKADFSHNGMDYPGGKATGRFSNGRNSADFLAEKLGLASSPPYLALSSSSSANYANGVNFASGGSGVSNATNKDQCITFDKQIEYYSGVYASLARSLGQEQAASHLARSIFAITIGSNDIIHYAKSNAAAKLRNPSQQFVDSLIQSLTGQLQSLYNLGARKVVFLGVGPVGCTPSLRELSSTKDCGAEANAMAVQYNKAAEAVLSGMSAKHPDLHYALFDSSAALLRYIDQPAAYGFAEVKAACCGLGDLNAKIACTPISHYCSNRSDHVFWDFYHPTEATAQKLSSTAFDGSPPFIFPINIRQLSEI; encoded by the exons ATGGGTGCCAATACAGTTGCCTCTTGCTCCCTAGCCATCGTGGCTTTCATGGCTGCCTCGTTCTTGGCTACGGTGGCCGTGGtggcggcgtcggtgccggcggTGTACGTGTTCGGCGACTCGCTCGCCGACGTCGGGAACAACAACCACCTGCTGACGCTGCTCAAGGCGGACTTCTCCCACAACGGCATGGACTACCCTGGAGGGAAGGCCACCGGCCGCTTCAGCAACGGCAGGAACTCTGCTGACTTCCTCG CCGAGAAGCTCGGGCTGGCGAGCTCACCACCGTACCTCGCCTTATCCTCAAGCAGCAGTGCCAACTATGCGAACGGTGTCAACTTCGCTTCTGGTGGTTCAGGAGTCTCCAACGCCACAAACAAG GATCAGTGCATCACCTTCGATAAGCAGATCGAGTACTACTCCGGCGTGTACGCGTCTCTGGCGCGGAGCCTCGGGCAGGAGCAGGCGGCGAGCCACCTGGCCAGGTCCATCTTCGCCATCACCATCGGcagcaacgacatcatccactacGCCAAGTCCAACGCCGCCGCCAAGCTCAGGAACCCCTCCCAGCAGTTCGTCGACTCGCTGATCCAGTCCCTCACGGGCCAGCTGCAGAGCCTGTACAACCTCGGGGCACGCAAGGTGGTGTTCCTCGGCGTGGGGCCGGTGGGCTGCACCCCGTcgctgcgggagctgagctccACCAAGGACTGTGGCGCCGAGGCGAACGCCATGGCCGTGCAGTACAACAAGGCGGCCGAGGCCGTCCTGAGCGGCATGAGCGCGAAGCACCCGGACCTGCACTACGCGCTCTTCGACTCCTCCGCCGCGCTCCTCCGGTACATCGACCAGCCGGCGGCGTACGGGTTTGCTGAGGTCAAGGCGGCTTGCTGCGGCTTGGGAGACTTGAACGCCAAGATCGCATGCACCCCGATCAGCCACTACTGCTCCAACCGCTCGGACCACGTCTTCTGGGACTTCTACCACCCCACGGAAGCCACCGCGCAGAAGCTCAGTAGCACCGCCTTTGATGGTTCGCCTCCCTTCATCTTCCCCATCAACATAAGGCAGCTTAGCGAAATATAA